The genomic interval GACGGAATAGATTTTGATTCTCTCGATCGGAAAAAAACTCGCCTTTTCGTTTTTATCATTGCTCCGTCCGAAAAACGGAAAATGCATATCCGTTATTTATCTTCCATTTCGGGAGTTTTGCGTATTCCGGAGGCGGTCACGGAAATTCTGGTAGGAAATAATGCGATGGTTGTGCGGGAAAGTTTCCTGCGTTATACTTCCGAAAAGCAAGTGGATAAAGCAAAAAAAGATTTTAATATTCTTCATATTTTTGTTCAATCCGAAGATAAATTTGAAGATGTTTTGAGTATTTTAACGGAAGTGAGTGAAACGAATATTTCTGTTCTGGAAGCCAATAATGCCGGAAAATATTTGCACGCTCTTCCGTTATTCTCGAGTTTCTGGAATGAAAAGAAAAAAGGTTTTCACCGGTTGATAATTGCCACGATCGAAAAATCTCTCACTAATGATGTTTTAAGAAAGATAAATCTCCTGATCGATTCTCTGGAAGACAAAACAGGAATGATGGTGTTAATGCAGAATATAGTTTATTTGAACGGTTCGATCGATATTTGACGGAGTTTTTAATGGAACAAACCACATTTTCATTTCCGATTCTGTTGTTGCTGGGAACTCTCATTATATTTTCTTTCTATTTCGGACGCTCGATGAAATACATCAAATTGCCGTCGATCATCGGATTTATGGTTTTTGGAGTAATTTTAGGTCCTTCGTTATTGAATTTTCTGACGGATCATTTACAGGAAAAACTCTCTTTCCTGACGGAAATCGCTTTAAGTTTTGTTGCCTTAAGTATCGGTCTGGAACTGAATCTGATCTCTCTGAAAAAACTGGGAGTCGGGATAATCTACATCATTCTTTTTGAGTCGTTCGGAGCATTTGTACTGGTTTTCGCAGGATTATTTTTTCTTACTCACAATTTGCCTCTGGCTCTGGTTTTCGGAGCGATCGCTCCGGCAAGTGCACCTGCGGGAACGGTTGCGATCATTCAGGAATTCAAAGCAAAAGGAAGTTTGACAAAAGCACTTTATGCGGTCGTAGGTTTTGATGACGGTTTGGGAATTATCATTTTCGGATTTGCTGCTGCTTTTGCCAGAATCATCTTTCTGAACGAAACAGGAGAAGTTTCCGAAAGTATTTTTCTGATGATCATAGAACCGATGAAAGAAATCGGATTAAGCATTTTATTCGGTGGAATCATTGCTGCTGTTTTTTCATTTCTTGCCCGGAAACTGAAAAATGCCGATGATGTTCTTATCCTTGTTTTCGGATTTGTCTTTTTCACCAGCGGGTTGTGTTCGCTGTTTCATCTCTCGATCATTCTCACTAATATGGTTGTCGGGATGATCATTGTCAATACTCAACCTCATTCGTTAGCCCAGAAAATTCAGGACAGATTACCGATGATAATGCCTGTTCTATTCATTTTATTCTTTACTCTCGCTGGTTCGAATCTTCATCTTGCTGCTCTTCCTTCTTTAGGTTTATTGGGAATAATTTATATCCTAACGAGAACTGGCGGACTCGTGATCGGATCGAGAATCGGAGCGATTTTCGGCAAAGCAGAAAGGAAGATCAGGAATTATGTGGGAATGGGAATCTTATCGCAAGCAGGAGTTGCGATCGGTTTGTCGCTTATCGTCAAACACGAATTCAAAGGTTTGGGAAAAGTTATCGAAGTTGTGAACGGTCAGAATGTAACTTCCGGTGATAAACTGGGAACAATGGTTCTGACTACTGTTACAGCAACCTGTATTTTCTTTGAAATAATCGGACCGATCCTGACAAAAATCGCCTTAAAAAAGGCGGGAGAAATCGAATAAATAAGGAGTAATTATGCCGGAAGATAGATTAGCAAAAGTAAAAGTAAGAGATATAGACCAGTTGATCATCGAAAATCCGTCTGTGATAGATGAAAACAGTTCTTTAATAGATTTGCTCAGAGAGATAATCAAAGATACTCGTTCCAGACATGTTTATGTTGTTAATAAAAAAAACAAACTCATAGGATCGGTGAGACTCAATAATACGATCCAGTATATGTTCCCGGCTACTTCGTTGCTGCAGGAAAGAGAAAACCTGCAAATAAGTTCATTTATGTTGTATTCTTCTGCAAAAACAGTTAAGGATATTATGACAACAAATCCCAGTTATGTTTTTGAAGATACTCTGCTTTTGGAAATGATCAGGATTATGATCCGTGAAAAAGTGAATGAATTACCAGTTGTTGATAAACAGCATCAAGTAATCGGAGAAGTGAATTTTCTGGAAGTTATCGATTATTATTTGAAAAACATAGATTTATAAAAAAACTTCACAAGTTTGTGAAATTTATGAAGTTTTTTTGAAATTAACAAATTACATTAAACAATCTTATCCGTTCAATCAGTGTTCACCCCGTTAGTTAGATAAATGGAATTTTATAACTTATGCTTCAATGCAAGTCAACTATCTAATAGGGTAAATCCGTAAGCAATCAAATCAATTTATTCTCAAGTACCTTAAAAGCTTTACAAGCATATTTTTCTTTTAAAACATCTTTAATTTGCCTGGCACATTCAAGAGGTTTATATTTGGAAGTATCTACTTCAATATCATAGATATTATGAGAATGTACAAGATCATATTGGAAACGCGCCATTCCTTTTTTTCTATTTCCTCGATTGCGTTCTCTTAGCTCAAGTTCTTCCAGAGGACAACGAACTCCTACAAAAAAAACTTGAAAATCAGACAGAACATTAACACATTCTTTCAACCATTCCTCTTTTTCAAGAACATGATCGACTATTATATTATTTCCGGATAAAGCTAAAGCAGAAATCGAATGATGCATTCCGGGAATTATATTTAGAACTGCCTTTCCCAAAGTTTTGGAATCTTCACCGTTCAAATATTTTTGTGGCAACATAGAGATGAAGTTATCAACAGAAACAAGAAGATACGGTTCTTCTAAAATCTTCTGTAATTCCTTTGC from Candidatus Cloacimonadota bacterium carries:
- a CDS encoding chloramphenicol phosphotransferase, translating into MRNGKIIFLNGTSSSGKTSIAKELQKILEEPYLLVSVDNFISMLPQKYLNGEDSKTLGKAVLNIIPGMHHSISALALSGNNIIVDHVLEKEEWLKECVNVLSDFQVFFVGVRCPLEELELRERNRGNRKKGMARFQYDLVHSHNIYDIEVDTSKYKPLECARQIKDVLKEKYACKAFKVLENKLI
- a CDS encoding CBS domain-containing protein, with the translated sequence MPEDRLAKVKVRDIDQLIIENPSVIDENSSLIDLLREIIKDTRSRHVYVVNKKNKLIGSVRLNNTIQYMFPATSLLQERENLQISSFMLYSSAKTVKDIMTTNPSYVFEDTLLLEMIRIMIREKVNELPVVDKQHQVIGEVNFLEVIDYYLKNIDL